The following proteins come from a genomic window of bacterium:
- a CDS encoding Fic family protein, producing MRDRFDGRLREIPAGALHGLLRRLSAIEAFRGRWESAPKPGTRILRRVRESVASRSAAASCRIAGENRPGAVTGYADALRAVFEGYASAPPTEDRLLALHAAVFRHVLGERVRAGRYKSAGLRERSDRDFLSEPVALRSPGPLLIPAQMETLTGWLPSRLEGGEFHPLLVVAAYLLEFLAIRPFADGNGRVGRLLTNLLLLRCGHAYLPYGSLDAAIHGRRDEYYLALRRSQLSRNLPRPDISPWLFAFLDALEEMQRREANEVIARLPCEGALSANQAAVMEIAAREGEVTNRRAASKLGLPRETAKQTLNRLVALGALRRLGSGRATRYRPRAGEP from the coding sequence TTGAGGGACCGGTTCGACGGGCGGCTGCGGGAGATCCCGGCGGGAGCGCTCCACGGCCTGCTTCGCCGCCTGTCGGCGATCGAGGCGTTCCGCGGACGATGGGAAAGCGCCCCGAAGCCCGGGACCCGAATCCTCCGACGCGTCCGGGAGTCCGTCGCATCCCGGTCCGCCGCGGCTTCCTGCCGGATCGCGGGGGAGAACCGTCCGGGGGCGGTCACGGGGTACGCCGACGCGCTGCGGGCCGTCTTCGAGGGATACGCTTCGGCCCCGCCGACGGAAGATCGTCTCCTTGCCCTGCACGCGGCGGTGTTCCGGCACGTCCTCGGGGAGCGGGTTCGCGCCGGCAGGTACAAGTCGGCCGGACTTCGCGAACGGAGCGATCGGGATTTTCTGTCGGAGCCGGTCGCGCTTCGCTCCCCGGGGCCTCTCCTGATCCCCGCGCAGATGGAGACCCTCACCGGGTGGCTTCCCTCGCGGCTGGAAGGCGGAGAGTTCCACCCCCTGCTCGTCGTCGCGGCGTACCTCCTCGAGTTCCTCGCCATCCGGCCGTTCGCGGACGGAAACGGACGGGTGGGACGACTGCTCACGAACCTCCTTCTCCTGCGGTGCGGACACGCGTATCTGCCGTACGGCTCCCTCGACGCGGCGATCCACGGCCGCCGGGACGAGTATTACCTCGCCCTGCGTCGAAGCCAGTTGAGCCGGAACCTGCCGCGTCCCGACATCTCCCCCTGGCTGTTCGCCTTCCTCGACGCGCTGGAGGAGATGCAGCGGCGGGAGGCGAACGAGGTCATCGCGAGGCTCCCCTGCGAAGGTGCGCTGTCGGCGAACCAGGCCGCCGTGATGGAGATCGCGGCGAGGGAGGGGGAAGTGACGAACCGCCGGGCGGCGTCGAAGCTCGGCCTCCCGCGCGAGACGGCGAAGCAGACGCTCAACCGCCTGGTCGCCCTCGGCGCGCTGCGGCGCCTGGGATCCGGCCGCGCGACCCGCTACCGCCCGCGAGCCGGGGAACCGTAG